In Gemmatimonadota bacterium, a single window of DNA contains:
- a CDS encoding type II toxin-antitoxin system prevent-host-death family antitoxin: MWRTVGIRELKNKLSQYLRYVQQGDDVVVTDRGRIVAEIRAPGSPRNLPDYPRLVERAERGDARMGQPNRPDLYTLMGPVAGPPGLAARLLAEERGER, from the coding sequence ATGTGGAGAACCGTGGGAATTCGAGAGCTGAAGAACAAGCTCAGCCAATACCTGCGCTACGTGCAGCAGGGGGACGACGTGGTCGTGACGGATCGTGGCCGCATCGTCGCCGAGATCCGCGCGCCCGGCAGTCCGCGAAACCTGCCGGACTATCCACGGCTGGTTGAGCGAGCCGAGCGCGGAGACGCTCGAATGGGCCAACCCAACCGGCCCGATCTTTACACCTTGATGGGCCCGGTGGCGGGCCCGCCGGGCTTGGCGGCTCGTCTCCTCGCTGAAGAGCGAGGAGAACGCTGA
- a CDS encoding PIN domain-containing protein — translation MLGEADGAKTASILERAELVLTSDLTLIECERVLIRTTSSKALSEADAVDRRAALRRAAEHWVLLRLDDEIRNRSKLPFPAEPVRTLDAIHLASALIGRGMVPGLLMLSLDRRVRENAAALGFDVLPD, via the coding sequence TTGCTCGGCGAAGCTGATGGAGCGAAGACGGCCTCGATACTGGAGCGGGCGGAGCTCGTTTTGACGTCCGATCTCACGCTCATCGAATGTGAGCGAGTGCTCATTCGGACAACCTCTTCCAAGGCGCTCTCGGAGGCGGATGCGGTCGACCGCAGGGCCGCGCTCAGACGCGCCGCAGAGCACTGGGTGCTCTTGCGGCTCGACGACGAGATCAGAAACCGAAGCAAGCTGCCGTTCCCTGCCGAGCCAGTGCGTACGCTGGACGCGATCCATTTAGCGAGTGCGTTGATCGGACGCGGCATGGTACCGGGGCTGCTGATGCTCTCCCTGGACCGCCGAGTGCGCGAGAACGCTGCCGCCCTCGGCTTCGACGTACTTCCCGACTGA